ataaccacgtcaaatcatcgtgtccacaaagctaatcattctctagaatgggaaattagttcatcacgaaatccaagcgaaaacaagacatgttcaACATTTTAGACAATGAAAATGTAAAAGCGAAGGAAAGAGAACAAATCAGAAGTGTCGTCTccgtccccagatccgtcgttcttcgtatttgtgattgttcttcgcactctgaatctTCGTCTCGTGTGTACGCTTTGATTTCTCACGCCTTTTCTTCTCCAAGGACGGCTGTTCTCGTGACTTTCTACAAAGGCGGCTCTCGTCGTTTTCTGACCTAAAAGTCGCGCATATATACAACTCTAGACGCACGACGCGCGGTGGACGCATGATctcgcgcggctgcgcgtgccATTCTGTCTGTGTGGCTTGCTGCAACGTGGGCGCGGTCGCGCGAGAAGTGGCTGCTGCCGCGCGCACCTCTCGGGACTTCATGTTCTGCTGtgcgcgcgcggtggcgcgcatGCTACTGGTCCTCGCCTATGCCCTTGCGCACGCGGTCGCGCGAGAAGTGGCTCTGCCGCGCGCGCCTCTCGGGTTGATGACTTGCGTGTATGTGCGTGTGGCagcgcgtgaagtggcgcggccACGCACGCACCTCTGTCGGTGGGTGTGCTCTCGGCTGCGCACTACTCTGTTTTCCTAGTCCACTTGGTTTCGTGTccactattttctccattcctgaaatgacaacagaaacaaaccaaaaacgcataattccgttcgaaacaagcataattcagaatggattctaatgtaaattaagtgcaaatatTGCACTTATCAAAGAGCAAATATGCATTGATTTTCTATTTCATTTCCAGAAAATTTAGGGAAGAAGAGCTTTAACAGTGAAGCCTTTAACATTTCCGTCTCCAAAAACACTAACTTTATCCCTTGATGAGATTTTCAAGCCAAGATGAATGAGGGAATGGAGCAAGTAGCTGATGTAAAAGTTGCAGCAATATAGGTGTATGGAATGGCTTCTGTTTCGACAAGATGCCTAATTTCAGATTTCCTTGAGTAAAATCCAGGATCCATGTCAGACACCAGCATTTTGTCCGGATTTGCTCCAAATTCAGATGGAAAAAATTTCTGCACCAGCCTAAATTACCATTAAAACAGAGTGCACCCCAGTCATATTAGgacatgtaataatttttccGGAAAACCAAGACTGACCAACCCATCACACCCTTTTTTATTAGTTAGTTGCATTCACTCAGTCCCTTGGACATGAAACTAAAAAGAAAAGCAATTCGATCAAATTGTCTTCTCCACAAAATCTTGAACTGAAATAAATCGAAGAAAGGTTGAAACATAGCAATAACAAATTTACCTACTTAATATTCGAAAAAATAATCTTTAGTCATCTCTGAAGTTCTAAATTTAATATTGTTCAATTACATTTTCATGTATTCCCACAGTCACAGCTACACCAAATCGATAAAAATTATTGTGAAAAAAGTggaacaaaaataaataaataaaaataacacattGATGCATCCGGAGCGTCTGATTGCGGAAATAAGAGGATTCTGTGTCGAAAATAAAGAAAGGAACCGATTGAATGAGACAAGAATTGGCGGTGTAAAATCTCCACCCGTTTTCTGAGAAGTGTTTATTTGTTTTCCCACTTCCTATTACAAACTAAGCTTCTGCCTATTTATATacaaaagaaagaaataagCTTGCTTTAATATACAAAAACTGTTTTTCTGAAATATCTGAAATGTTGTGTTAAGACTCCCCTTCAAGCTTGGAATAGATCCAACATTCCAAGCTTGGACATAAGATATAGATGTTGGCTTTTCCCAAGGCTTTAGTAAACAAATCCGCTGGCTGCTCTCCCGTTGAAACATAAGACGTTTTGATCAGCTTATTACATATCTTTTCTCGTATTAAGTGACAATCAATCTCTATATATTTCGTTCTCTCGTGATACATCGGATTGGCCGCGATATGCAATGCTGCAGTGTTGTCGTAGTAGGTAACCACAGGGAGCATTAATTCCACTCCCATATCATTCATAATTCCTACTATCCAGATCACTTCACATGTCGTATTCGCCATGGCCCTATATCCCGCTTCAGCTGAAGATCTCGAGATGGTTGCTTGCTTCTTGGTTTTCCATGACAACAGAGAGCTTCCAATTTTAGTGCAATAGCCAGTGATCGATTTTCTTGTCATAGGACACGTTCCCTAGTCGGAATCACAATATGTTGTTAGATGTGCTGAGCTTTGGGCAGTAAGAAAAACTCCTTTTCCGAGCAAAGACTTTAGATATCGCAGCACTCTCAAGGCTACTTCCAACTATGATGCTTTTGGAGGACTCATGAATTGAATTAACGTTTGCACAACATAGCATATATCAGGTTTTGTAACATTGAGATATATAAGTCTACCTACCAACCTTCTATACTCACTTGCTTGTCTAACAAAGGATCATCATCATCTTTCTTTGCACTGTCATCAAACTCCTTCGAAGCGAACTTAGCATTTTGTTCCATAAGCGTATTACAAGCCTTAGCACCTGCCAGGCCTGCATCTGATATAAGTTCCAAAGCATACTTTCTTTGGTTTAAACATATTCCATTCTTTGATCGAGCAACCTCTATACCAAGAAAGTATTTCAATGTTCCCAAGTCCTTGATCATGATATGACTGTGTAAATGTTTCTTTAATACTTCAATTGAATCTTGATGGTTGTCTGTGATCAcgatatcatctacatataccAACAATATGGTAATATCCTCTTGCCCTTTCTTGACAAACATTGAATGATCATGTTTTGACTGATAGAAACCAACAGATTTCATTATTGATGCAAATTTAATGTTTCATTGTCTTGAGGCTTGTTTGAGGCCATATAAGGACTTCATCAACTTACATACCTTAGTCCTTTTGAACTCCCCTTGATGTCGAAGTCTCTGACAACTCTCCCATTGACTTCGAAGTCCCTGAGGAAGGAGCATATAAATCTCCTCATCAAGGACCCCTTGAAGAAAAGCATTcgtgacatccatttgatacaAAGGCCACTATGACATAGCTGCAACACTTAGAAGGCAGCGGACAGTATTGATCTAGCTACGGGGGAGAATGTGTCGTGAAAATCTACTCCATAAAGTTGAGTATAACCCTTGGCAACAATTCTAGCCTTATAGCGATCCATACTACCATCAGggttaaatttaattttgtagACCCATTTATTTCCAATGAGAACTTTACCCGGGGGCAAATCAATAATCTTCCATGTATGGTTAGTAGAGAGGGCTCGTAGCTCAAGTTCCATAGCAGATAGCCAACGAGGATCAGTCAATGCCTCATGGTATGAAGTGGGTTCTCTATTGTTAGAAAGTTTTGAAGGAAATGACTTGTATGAAGTAGACAATTTGTCATAAGTGATATAAGCAGAGATGGATGTGGAAAGGAAGAATAAGAACACACGTAATCATGAAACTAGATTGGTTGCCGAGGGATGcgagtggaacatcgaggaatGCATGGATGAGGAGTAGCGTGTGGTTGTGGGTAAGGTGGTAAGAGATCAGCGGACAGTTTGATGGGTAGATTGGGAAAGATGGGCTCATTGTGGGAAATGTGTGAAAACAGAAACATGGATTCATGAAACACAACGTCGCGTGAGGTAAAGAATTTATGTGTGAGTAAATCTTGGACTTTATACTTTTTTTGTGAACTGCAGTAGCCAAGAGAGACAGAGGCACTTGCACGAGGAGCAAACTTATCTCCCTTAGATAAGGTGGATACATAACATAGACAACCCAAGAATCGTCTATGAGAATAAGAAGGAGATATACCAAACAAATCTACAAAAGGTGTTTTATTGGATAAGAGGGGTGTCGGTCTTCGATTATAAGATAGACTGAGGTAAGTATACAATCACCCCAGTATTCTTGAGGATATTTCGATGTTTACGCTCCACTAGACCATTTGTTGAGGGGTATAGGGACATGAACTTTGATGCACAATGCCTAATGTACGAAATAAATCAGTGCATTCCCGTTGAAAAAATTCCATTGCATTGTCGGTTCTAATCATTTTAATGGCAGTAGAAAACTGAGTTTGAGTGAGTGTTAGAAAGCAATTAACCATAGGGAgtacatttatttttgaatgcATGAGGTAGACCGAAGTCGTACGTGTGTTGTCATCTACAATGGTGAGGAAGTAGCATTTCCCATTGTATGTAGGTGTGTGGAATGGTCCCCATATATCCATATGAATTATTTGAAAGGCAAAGGAGGAATGAAAAGACCTTTTTTTCGGAAAGACCATGCGAGTTTGTTTAGATAATGGACAAATAGCGCAATGAGATAAGTCGAAATAGTTTCGAAATAAAGGTAACAATCTCATTCGAGTCAAAGATATATGTCCTAGACGTTGATGCCATAAGGTTTCTTGTGATACATTATTGGTTTGTGCACCATTTACAGCTGAAAGTAATGACCTATACAAAGGTAATCTAGAAACAGGTAATGTGAGATCAGGTTGTGCATCTAAAGACTTCAAACTTGAATTGTCGAGATAGTAAAGTCCTTGTCTCTCTCTACCAATTCCCATGATCTTCCCATTTGAGAGGCCCTGAAACACACAAAACCGTGGAAAGAATGTGACAAAACATTGATAGTCTGTAGTGAACTTAGATATGGATAGAAGGTTGTGACGAAATTCAGGGACAATGAGGGCATACGAAAGTGAACTGGTTTGATTGATAAGAATGGTACCTAGACTACTAATTTTTGTGGAACTACCATTTGGCAATTGTATCGAACCTGCGGCATCTGCATAGGAATTAAGACATGTGGTATTCCATGATATTCCAATCATATGATCATTAGCACCAGAATCAATTCTCCATTCAATATCAAGAAAGGAAGACTTTCCAGTACCTGCCATGTTTGCAGTGGCAGCACCTTGCTCACCATCCCCTTTTTCCTTGGCCAGAAGTTTTAAAATGGCAGCGTATTGATAAGGAGAAAAGAAGGAGCATGCACCTTTATTCACACTCGGCTGCTCAATCTCAACAGTATTAACAGTAGATGTGTTAGCCTTCCATATCAACTTTCCTTTGTCGTATCCTTCTTCGTTGTATCTCTGGCTCCCACCGTTCCATGGTCCTTTATAGAATTTGTGTCCAGGAGGTTAGCCAATTAGTCCGAAGCAGTTCTCCTTATTGTGACCAAGTAAATTACAGTGCTCACATCTAACGTCATTCTTCCTTTTATTCTGAGCGAAGAAGAAGGCATAGGATTCATGTTGTTGAGGGGGCACATTCAATAAACTTCGATGTGATTACTCTTGAGATATGATATCGAAGGCATTGCTTACTGTAGGAATTGGATCCATCATCAATATGTGGCTTTAGATGTGAACAAAACTCTCATTAAGTCCCACGAGGAAATGAAGAAGTTTGTGTTGTCGATCAAATTCAATGAACTTCTTTTAAGACTCGCATATGCAGATATGCATTGTCACAAGAGAAGCATACTCATCCCATAGTTGTCTAAGCTTCGAAAAATATGTTGAGATATAGTTATTACCTTGCACATGACAGCCTATTTCTCGGTGGAGTGCAAAATTCGTGAGCCATTAACCTTGTCAAACAGCTCCCTCAGATCATTCCATACCACCGCCGCATCATTAGAATACACAATACCACCAAAGATTTCCTTCGATACAACATTCATTATCCAGGACAGTACAATCGCATTGCATCTCTCCCACTGAAGTACCCGATCTGATCCAGGATCTGGTTTCTTACAGCTCTCGTCAACAAATGAAAGCTTATTTCTAGCTCGCAGCGCGATCTAGATTGCGTGACTCCAAATTCCATAGTTTTCAGTACCAACCAATTGTTCATTGATCAAATTGAGCCCTAGACTGTTAGATGAATTCACATAAAGTGGATCGAAAACATCGATTGCAGAAGAAGCCATCAGAATAGGAGATGATGTAATAATCGACTCCAAAATGAATTTACAGATCAACTATGAGCAGTAATACTCTAATCAATTCTCAGAAAGAAACACTATGCAATCTCCTAGTTCTGATACCATGTTGAAAATAAAGAAAGGAACCGACTGCATGAGTCGAGAATTGACTGTGAAAATTCTGTTAAGTGTTTATTTGTTTTCCCACTTCCTATTACAAACTAAGCTTCTGCCTATTTATACATAAAAGAAAGAAATAAGTGTGCATAATATACAAAAAAGTTTTTCTGAAATATCTGAAATGTTGTTTTAAGATTCTGATCTACTATTTGCTTCGAAGAAACGACACAAATTACAAAATCCACTTGCTTCAAATCTTCCACTAAACTAATTTCATCTTGCAATTAACCCTCAGAGCAAAACAATCAAATCATGAGCAATATATAAAAAACGATCAGATGCAAACATTTCGAGAAAAAACCAAAAATTTACAGTTTAGGAGACATGCCTTGAACATTTGGAGACGAGGATCGGAGAGGAAATGAATTTTTTGAACTTGTCTGGATCAGAAAATGTAGAATCTCTAACGAGTCCGAATGTTGGATAAGATGCGCTTAAACTGGCTTTCACGAGCTCGAATCCTAGGTTTTCGGTCATCTCCGATCACCAGTAATTCGGTATTCGCCATTGATTTTTTGCCGTGAGAGCTTGAAGTATTTATAGGCGTCTTTTGTTAAGGATCGGAAAATgcactttctttattttttcgtTAAGGATCGGAAAATGcgctttctttcttttttttccccCGGATAGAAATGATGAATTGGATCACAATATATTGAACTTAGAAAGATAAATTTCCCACAAGTGTGTCTGTTGTATGACCGAGTTCAACATAGGTCCATGACCAAATGACGAGATCGGGTCCATTTCCAAGTCAACGAATCGGTCCACTAGGGTGAGTAGTTGAGGCGAACCATAGTAGAAGGACTAGAAGCTAAAGTGCTAAAGAAGTGTGCCAAGGAATTAGGATATAGAAAGTGAGTTGAATAATAAGAGTTGAAGTGGTCTCAATTGTAGCCAAGAGAGATGACAAGGGCAGAGATGAGCTATTAGAATCGACTTGTGTGGAAGCGTGCAAGGAAGTATGGTACGTACAGAGGCGAGCTATGAAGTGTGGCATGTGAGGAATGGATCTAGGAGGTACATTAAAGAGTGTGGCAGGTGAGGATGAGCTAAAGATGAGCGAGCTGATGATGTGCTGAGGAGTTAGGGATGAGCTGAAAAGTCTGAGAGCTGAGGATATGTTAAGTAGCTAGGGATGAGCCGAAGAGCTGAGGATGTGCTATGGAGCTAAAAGTGCGCTAAGGAGTTGATAATGTGCTGAGAAGTTAAAAGTGTGGAGTAGATGACCAATGAAATTAACAAGAGCGGATGCTCGCTCCTAACTAGGGATGTCAATGGGTCTGGGTTCTGCAATGGACCCCGCATGTATGGGGTTGGTTTGGGCACACTAAAGGGGTCATGGGGCGTGTCTCGGATCCAATTTTTCAGACCTGTCCGGATATGGGGCGGGTCATGGGTCCTATAATACCCGCCTCATATCCACCCCATATATGTGGATATAAATATTCTAGGGTTTTAGTTTTatcaattttcaattttttagtaGCTCACCTCAACCATAACGATCTTAGTTATTCCCACGTCAACTGTTGTATTTCATTCTGCTTTTAGCTATAGTGGAAGAATAGTTGGTCCTCATCTTAGTAAACTTAATCCAACGactttggaggcattgatgtgcTCGCGAAGATAGTTGTGGGGTGAGGTGAAAGGTAAATAAATCactgttttattttgttattgtgctttcattttacattttttacTTTAATTTCTCTCtttaaattacatttttttacaatttgaaattacattttattttttcaatgtactttctctatttaattttgtagtTAATTCTTCAAGTAGTTTACCAACTTGTCACACCATTTTTTATGAAGAGGAAAATGATCCCGAAGAATGTGTCTGAAATATTGTCTACTCACTGATTTTATATTATGACTTATTTTTTGGGATGTCAAAATTTTTTTGGAGAGCTAgtaactttttttttatataattctttatgtcgtgaaaatacttcgtttgttattattaagtgtggtcgAAGACACGAATTAATTTTCCATaatgttatatttaaagtttTTTCTGTTTCATAATTCAGTCATGTTATAAGAAagattacttttttattttaaaaaaaaatcgggtCTCACGGGTTTCACGGGTCTACCCGGCCTCGTTTCGTATTCGAGATGGGGTGGGTCCGAAGAATATTTAATCAGGGTAGGGTCCGTAATGGGTAAAAAAATATTCATGGGGAGGGTCTTGGATTTAGTCAAACCCGTCTCATACCTACCTCATTGACATCTCTACTCCAAACATGAGAGCTTCTAGGTCTTGTCTCGCCCCATGAGTGAGCTTTTCTTTGTTTGGATAACCTTAGGAGGGCGAGCCTCTGGCCGAGAAGGAAAGTGAGTTATACGCTTATGGTCCATTACCAAACATATGTGGTCCCCACATCATTCCCTTGTAAATGTTATGTTTGAAGATTTCGTTTAATATTGAATACTCTCATTTTCAAGGGGTGCGAGCGCCTTAGCtaacatattcatatttttCGTCTCTGACTTAAACGTCGCAGAGATTACGCCGAGAAACTCTCTTAGTCCCTTTTTTAACACTCCATTGTTGATTTCCGGCTTGCTTTAGTTGGAAATTGAAGCTCGGTCCGTTCTAGTCTCATAAAAAACCAACCAATTTTAATGagtattaatttaaaatatcaaagaagGTTATATGCTGAATTTaataattagtttttttttatatgaaattCGAAATTACAGATaacaaatatgattttttttttatttttaaaaataaaaatttgcgCAGAATTGGTCCTACCATTTGATAATATCAGATGATCATCATTAACATTTTTCAAACTTAAGTTCGCAATAATTAAGAAATTTGACAAGACGATTAAACGGTGGTTAGAAATTAAGAATCTTTCAACAATTTTTTAATGAAGAGGGAAACTATAATATATTTTGACAATTATAAAAGATGAATTCAGATAATTATACTTAATCTTCCCATAagaatttatatatgtatttagGCATAatttggtacacatgataggcTAAACATGTGATagataatataaggataagttaaggataaataagatataggatattatatttaatgtttggtatgattttaataagagtgattaaatttatatattagattgtaatgacaaaattaaccttatcataataaattttataatttcaaagttgatgcttgagttcatattttctATCTGTTTATGTGTCGATAGTACTtgcatgatttaattatttttacctaattttatatattatataatatgataattgagcccttgattttttgagtcaagtcaaatatcaatttttaaggttaatcgagtgatactaataattttattgagatttattatttatataattatcccgaattcatttatataattatcatattatataatatataaaaataaataaaatatttatttgattttaatttctacctactagcatagatttataaaaaatcatttataaatggagggtaattaagtcatttgtagtgtattttatcattaaattaaaattatcacaccttctATTAGGGATAATTTATccctctaaaaaattatttatcaagggcccatgatattatcatgagctttttaaaatgtaccaaacatgggataaggaggattatttatcaatccctctcttatcccatgtaccaaactatgcctaaatAAACACGACAAATCAGACTAAATCTAAAATTTGAGTTTTCGAAatctaaattttaaaagttattaaattttttttacaataattttttttaataaatttatacagaataataaaaatctatactatattattaagtttgagaaATTTAGAGTTAATAAAGTGTTGAAACATTAATGCAAGTTACACGTAGCTTAATGGATAGAGTTTTTGTTGCTTAAGTTGAAGGCTAAATTCTTATTTCAGTTTTTCTTTtgctttttttttctatttattttttaatttatatatcaaaattacattgCAGTCCctcactatttcttataattttattgtgatcctcatttaaatataaaccaaatgaattataaaaatattgtataAATACACAATACTTATATCGATGTACTAATGTAAATTATGTGTTCGGATTGCTAGTATATATCTATTTCCGGATAGGGCGGAGGCACATTTTCAACGGCTATCTAAAATAATAAACCTTTTTCcaaatttaaatttcaaatcaGACACAACGAAAACTTTTAACGGCCAAAAAAGAGAGAAAGAAAGATAATTCCTTTAAAACCTCCGTTTTTCCAATCAACCATTCACTGCCGGAATTCATTTCAGATCAAGAAGGGGAAAACCCTTTCCTTCGCCCTTCATTTGGCCTCTCCATTTCGTCAAggttttcttttcttctcttttttctGCCGCTCTTTGTTCTTTTGATTTTAGTTATATTATATTGATTAGAAATTATTCATTCTGTTGTTTTAGAATGGTTTTTGAAGATATTGAGTGTTGATGATGACGGATTTTGGTTTCTTTCTGATTCCAATTGATATATTTGTGCTAGTTTCATCATTGATGTGACAATACAATAATCGATTGGTTTTAGTAATGTGGAAAAGTTCTTTTTCACTATGCTGTTACATTTACTGTTATTTAGATTTTGAAGAAATGGTAGGTTGCTTTGGGTTTGTCTTGTAGACCTGAACGAATTTATTTGCGTGGATTTTCTTTTGAATGATTGAATTTCTTGTTCTCACGACGTACATGAGGGGTTTGGTTGGACTTGTCTGTGattggcatataattttttgtaTGTGTATTTTATATGATATGACTGTCTTTTTGATGTCACAAGGGCTgaatttgtttgtttgtttgtttgtttttttattgtttgtatTGCAGGACTCTGTGCCAAGATGAACGATCTTATGACAAAATCGTTTCTAAGTTATGTTGATCTCAAGAAACAGGCGATGAAGGATCTTGAGGCAGGTCAAGATATTGAAATGGGGCAGCTCAACCCAGAAGATGAAAGCAATCTGTCTAAATTTTTCGCAGAAGTGGGCACAATCAAGGCTGATATGGAAGAGATAACCAATCTGCTTCTTGATCTTCAAGCCCTTAATGAAGAGACAAAATCCTCTCAAAGTTCTAAGGTTCTTCGAGGATTAAGGGACCGGATAAATTCCGATATGGTCACTGTTCTTAGAAAGGCCAAAATCATCAAAACAAGATTGGAATTGCTAGACAAGTCCAATGTGGCTAATCGCAGTGTCTCTGCTGCGTATGGAGAAGGAAGCCCAATAGATCGCACAAGAATCTCAGTGACTCATGGACTCAGAGTCAAGTTGAAAGATATGATGAACGATTTTCAGTGTTTGAGGGAAAAAATTGTTTCTGATCACAAAGAAGGGCTCAAGAGGAGGTACTATAGTGCCACGGGGGAACAACCGAGTGATGCAACGGTTGAAAAGATGATATCGGAAGGTGGGCTCAAGGGGCTTTTCGAGGGAAAGGGAGATTTAATGTTGGAGAACCACGAAAGGCACGAGGCAGTGAAGGAAATACAGAGAAGCTTGGTTGAACTACATCAGGTGTTTCTCGATATGGCTGTTATGGTTGAAACGCAGGGAGAACAAATGAATAATATCGAGCAAAATGTGGTTAATGCTGGAGCGTATATTAGTGGTGGTACAAAAGAGCTTGATCGAGCTAAGCAAATGAAGAACAAGAGGACTTGGGCCTTTTGGATCGGTATAGTGGTGCTTGTGTTCATGCTGATATGCCTCATTGCAATTTTATTCTGAAAAATTTTAATGACAAAACTTCCCAAGAATTATGATGGTGGTTACTAATGATCATTTGTTTCGAATTCTGCTATATTTTGTGAGGTAAAGAAATGGTTTCATTGTTTTATTTGGAGTGCAATAGGCTTGATGATATGGTATTCATCGCTAGATCACAGTTGAGCAATATGTTCAGTTCAATTCATTTAAGGTTTGTGATGTGCTAATTTTCACTATTCCTTCATTGTTGTTTTTGTGAAGAAATTGCTGGTTAAGAGATTTGGACATATCTTGGTTATCGGTGCTAAACTCGGTACGAATTTTCTGTTGCATAGAGTTGAATGCTCTATTCTTTGAATGGGGTTAATAAACACGTCCTATATCCATGCCGCGTAAAAGGCAGATGGCAAGAATCCACTTGATACAATCAATACAAATTTAAATTGTCCTTTATCAAATTTACACATCACTCGCGAGGAGTTATAGTGGAATTCTACACCATGTTAGCTGGTATATAGGAcacaatgtcacgccccgaaactcgggatttgacaccggcgttgtttaacaatcacacaatcgaaacaacaagtctttcgtagcacagtataaatcgaaccagtttatatatcataatttcaatgaaataacattgtctttacaaaactgaaataattaaGACGACAGAGTTTTAATGCGGAAACATAAATCTAATTAATAATAACTTAAACATAAACGATTTCCTTGAgaattcaccatccccaaaactgcTCGGATTCTTCCTCCTCAATATGTTCTTCGGACTTATCTGTGAGGGGTTGTAAgggggggtgagtatttggaaatactcagcaagtgggggaatATCGAGTACAataaaacaacatgcataaatttcgAAACACATGACTTGCATACATACTTCATAAACATGCATAACATTTACCAGCCACTGTGATTTATCCaactttctatggtttactgacgtcagtccctaatttttactcctctaagggggcgaggccgtatagcggttatatcccccaccgcgtaagtgtacgtcatggttgggattcccacccatatacagtcgactcctcacagtgcttaAAACAGTATGACAATTCGACACAAGAAAAGGAGTAGGAAAGAATATGTACCTCGactgtattttcaaaaataccgaAAAATCACATATGCATATATCCGAAATTTTAAACctttaaaacagcccacttaccgtaTATAATGATGCTAAAAACGTGGTGCACAACTTTGGGGATTGGGTCGCTCCTCGTTCTTCGGTCGGACGGCGCTTCGGCTTCGATTTTTCTGGAAGATTTTCGACAGAGTTTGGCTAGGAAATGCTGCTGAATTCCGAGACTTTCAACAAGGGGAATTCGAAATTAAATGTGTAAGAATGGCTAGGCATGATGGTGTATTTATAGGTGAGGAGAGGATAGTTTAATATGGTACCTAAATCATGCATGATATGCATCCAAATCCCATGATTTTCCTTCCAATTTGCCACCAAATCTCACGTTT
This region of Primulina eburnea isolate SZY01 chromosome 14, ASM2296580v1, whole genome shotgun sequence genomic DNA includes:
- the LOC140813251 gene encoding syntaxin-112-like isoform X1, with protein sequence MNDLMTKSFLSYVDLKKQAMKDLEAGQDIEMGQLNPEDESNLSKFFAEVGTIKADMEEITNLLLDLQALNEETKSSQSSKVLRGLRDRINSDMVTVLRKAKIIKTRLELLDKSNVANRSVSAAYGEGSPIDRTRISVTHGLRVKLKDMMNDFQCLREKIVSDHKEGLKRRYYSATGEQPSDATVEKMISEGGLKGLFEGKGDLMLENHERHEAVKEIQRSLVELHQVFLDMAVMVETQGEQMNNIEQNVVNAGAYISGGTKELDRAKQMKNKRTWAFWIGIVVLVFMLICLIAILF
- the LOC140813251 gene encoding syntaxin-112-like isoform X2, giving the protein MKDLEAGQDIEMGQLNPEDESNLSKFFAEVGTIKADMEEITNLLLDLQALNEETKSSQSSKVLRGLRDRINSDMVTVLRKAKIIKTRLELLDKSNVANRSVSAAYGEGSPIDRTRISVTHGLRVKLKDMMNDFQCLREKIVSDHKEGLKRRYYSATGEQPSDATVEKMISEGGLKGLFEGKGDLMLENHERHEAVKEIQRSLVELHQVFLDMAVMVETQGEQMNNIEQNVVNAGAYISGGTKELDRAKQMKNKRTWAFWIGIVVLVFMLICLIAILF